ATAAGATACCAAGGCCCTTGTATATTTTCGACAACAACCTGGCAACAGTTGTTTTACCGGTTCCGGGATTACCGGTGAATACCGTGTGCAATGAAAACTTGTTCAGAAAATCCCTGCCTGTTTCCTGGTAGAACCGCACCAGTTGTACCATTTCGTTCACATCCGTTTTGATATTGTCAAGTCCTGTGAGTGCATTGAGCTCTGCGAGACTTTCATGCAGCAGATCATCTGAATTCGTTTTTTCTGCCGGGGTTGTAATGCGTACTGTTGCAGGCGTATTGATGGATTCTGTGATCAGGTCGGGATCGCCTTCTTCCCAGGTTTCGCCTACTTTGAATGGAATGGTGGCTATGATCCTGTCCAGGAAAACGATCTCGATTGAATAGGCGTCCTCTTTGTAAGAACCTGCATGAGGAGAGCCCCAGCCTCCGATGATGGTATGTACATCTCCCACAACGCCTGATTTCAAAAATTGCATTTGTGCAGAAGAGCCTTTCAGTAATCCTGCACTATTGTAAAAGTTGAAGAAGAGTTCCGTGTGATAAGCCTTTTCGCTTTTGTTCCTGATCTTTAATTCTGTGCAGACATAGCGTGTTTCATTTCGGTTGAATTGTTTGTAGTATTGCTTGGGAGTATTGGCATCAACGCTTACATCGTCTTCAAATAATTTGATGGATTCGATATCGAAATAATGGTTCTCCCTGGCTGCATCCGGACCGAGATCCTCCACATGGAATTTTGTTTCAGACACCAGTACTCCACCGATCCATGCCTCCCAGCGGAAATCGCCCATCAGCCAGTGTTTGCCCAGTTCCGGATTGCCCCATGATTCACGGACATAAACGATATTTTCCTCTTTCGATATTTTTCTTTTCTGTGTGAGTTTACATAAGTTGATCGGCTTTGTTGTATTCACGATACATTCGAGGGTGATCTCGGCTTCCCAGTCTTCCTCATCGAATAATTTATTGTAAAAAGAGAATTCTACATAGATGTACCGTAGTTCATAGCGGTCGAATACACGGCGGTATTTCTTACTGCTATCGGCCATCCATTCATCGCTGCCGTGTACTTTCAGGGCTTTGGGCCTGAATTTCATTTCCATTTGTGAGCTCATATGATAACTGTTGATGAATTGCTGTAGCCCGGTAAATTAATGGTTCCCTGATATGCTACAAATGCAATTGAAGAAACGGCGGTTCTGATCTGGCGAACGGCGGG
This portion of the Pseudobacter ginsenosidimutans genome encodes:
- a CDS encoding AAA family ATPase, whose translation is MSSQMEMKFRPKALKVHGSDEWMADSSKKYRRVFDRYELRYIYVEFSFYNKLFDEEDWEAEITLECIVNTTKPINLCKLTQKRKISKEENIVYVRESWGNPELGKHWLMGDFRWEAWIGGVLVSETKFHVEDLGPDAARENHYFDIESIKLFEDDVSVDANTPKQYYKQFNRNETRYVCTELKIRNKSEKAYHTELFFNFYNSAGLLKGSSAQMQFLKSGVVGDVHTIIGGWGSPHAGSYKEDAYSIEIVFLDRIIATIPFKVGETWEEGDPDLITESINTPATVRITTPAEKTNSDDLLHESLAELNALTGLDNIKTDVNEMVQLVRFYQETGRDFLNKFSLHTVFTGNPGTGKTTVARLLSKIYKGLGILSKGHLVEVDREALVAGYVGQTAIKTKEKLQQALGGILFIDEAYSLGGTHLGHNDFGSEAISTILKFMEDQRGKFGVIVAGYTGNMHEFINSNPGLRSRFDKFFGFHDYHPHEMFAIAQSIFAREEVVPESKAAAHLQQYFQFIHARRDKHFGNARTVRQVVGECIKNQHLRLAAMKKEERSQELMTTILFEDVKEFELTDNAGNDDDRRIGFKR